The sequence GATGAAAGCAAGGCACCTTAAGGAGGGCAGGAGGATTATGATACGGACACTGGCGGTAACCCATCAGGGGGAGGTGTTGATGGACAAGCCGCTCTTTGAAATTAACTTGGAGGATTACAAATGGATATGGGCGGATTTTTCGGAACCTACTTCGGACGAGACGATGCTGCTGGATACCTATTTTCACTTTCATCCGCTGGCGATTGAAGACTGCATACATGTGCTTCAGCGTCCGAAGCTCGATTATTACGAGGATGTGCAGTTTTTTGTGCTGCATGCGTTGAATGAGACGACACTGAGTGCCGAGGAGGTGGATTTGTTTGTCGGCAAATCGATTTTCGTGTCCTATCACCTCCATGAGCAGGTGGAGCTGGAAGAAGCCTGGGATCGGGTTGTAAAGGAACTCCATAACCGGAAAGGCTGGTCCGGCGGTCCGATGCTGGCGGCTTACACGGTGATGGATAAACTGGTGGACAACTATTTTCCAAGCCTGTATATGATTGAGGACGAGCTGGCGGAGCTCGACAGCAGGGGGGGCCGCGAGTCGGTGGAGGAACTGCTGTCCCAGGTATTCGATGTTCGTGGGCGCCTCTTGAAGCTGCGCCGGACGATTGTGCCGATGCGGGATTTGATGTACCGGATTCTCAATTCCCAGCATATCCAGAGCAATGCGGAAGAGCGTATGTATTTCGGCGATATTTACGATCACCTGCTCAAGCTGACGGATATGATCGAGACCGACAGGGAAATGACGTCAGACCTGCGCGACAGCTACATATCGCTGAATTCCAACCGGATGAACTCGATTATGAAGACGCTGACGGTCATCACAACCATCTTCATGCCCTTAACGCTGATTGCCGGGATTTACGGTATGAATTTCAAGGTAATGCCTGAACTGAACTATGCCTACGGGTACCCCCTTGTCCTGCTCATCATGGTGCTGCTGGGGGGAAGCATGGTGCTGTGGTTTCAAAGACGGGGCTGGTTTAAGTAAACGGGGCAGTAGAGGACAGGAGCGCATCAGAAAAGCACCGTTTAGGGGTTGCTGATGCGTTTATATGCGCTGCGATGATGGCCAATTTAATGCGTTCGTCCTCTAGTCTTTGACCATCATTGCTCGTGTTGCTGATTTTACGTGGTTCTTCCGGTTCAAGATGATAAATACAACAGCGGCAGACTAAGACGCAAAAGTAAAGTCCTAGACTGGCCGCTGTATAAAGGGCTAGAATTTCTCGGTGCTCAGGTTCCTGAAAGCATGTAGGGTCACGTAACAAATCTGATTAGGCAGGCACGTAGTGTTCAAAACACGCCAGCTCGATAACTTGCAACATGAGGCTGCCGCGGATGATCAATCCTTGCTGAAGTGAAGGGAACCGTTGGTTTGTTTTTGTTAAGCGACTTCACCAGTTGGCATGATGAATGCGGATTACCACGCTAAAACTCCTCTCTCATTCAGGAATTCACCGTTGTGACGCTTACCATCTGTTGCGTAACCTACGATAATGGCGGCGGCCTCCTCTTTAGATTTACCGCCTTCAGCATTGCCGTTCAGATCTGTTGTAGTAAAACCCGGCGTTACTGCAAAAACTTGAGCGTTGCTGTTTCTTAATTCATAGGCCATGGAAAGGGTCATGGCATTGTTGGCCGTTTTAGACGAATTTTAGTCAAAGGCGTTTAATGTGAATTTAGCATTTTGCATATGGTCAAGTGAGGCCATGTCGGTCGATACATTTACGATAGTGCCTTCGTTATCCTTAATTAACGGAAACAAATGCTGGTTTAATCGGAAAGTACCGAAAAAGTTGACTTCAAAGGCGTTGCGCAGGTCTTCTTCTCTGGTTTCTGTAAAAGAGCGAGAGAAAGCGCCTGGCATACCGGCGTTATTGATCAGAAGCTTCAAGTCTGGGTAATTCTTTTTGATCATATCTGCAACCTGCTCGATCTTCTCCAAAACGGTCACATCTACTTGTACGAACTCCACGTCTAGCCCCTGGGCAGCTAGTTCAGACACGGCTGTCTGGCCTCGTTCGATGCTGCGAGCGCCAAGGATTACTTTCCAGCCTATTTCACCAAGCTGTTTTGCAATCTCAAATCCAATTCCTTTATTAGCGCCGGTTACAAATGCGGTCTTTTTCATACAAATCCTCCATTCCAAATTATTTTTTCGTTTAACGATTTATTAATTTTCGTTGAAACGATTCGCGAAATCAGATGGAACCGCCATTGGCACGGATAGTCTGCCCGTTAATCCATTGGGATTCGTCGCTCGCCAAGAAAAGCACGATTTTGGTGATGTCCTCCGTTTCCCCTAATCTCCCTAAGGCATTCATACTGGCAAACGTCCTAATCTGCTCTTCCGATTTTCCGGCGGTAAACAGTTCCGTGTTCACCGGCCCCGGCGCGATCGCGTTGATCGTAATTTTCCTCGGTCCAAGCTCCTTAGCCAGATGACGCGTAAATTGCTCGACGGCACCTTTCGTCCCCCCATATAGGCTGTACGTGGGAAGCATCATCCCTACAATAGAAGTAGAGAAGTTAATAATGCGGCCGTTCTCGCTCATGGTCCGCGCCGCTTGCTGAATTGCGAAGAATGTTCCCTTCACGTTAATTGCGAAATGCTTGTCGAAGTCCTCTTCCGTAATGGCGGTAAGCGGCTTCGTCGCCATGACGCCAGCGTTGTTCACGAGAATGTCTAATCGCCCATAGGCCCGTAGCGTTTCGTCGAACAGCCGTTCAACTTCAGAAACTTTCCCGACATCGGCTTGCACGGCAATTGCTTCGCCGCCACTTTGTCTAATACCGTTCACGACTTCTTCTGCTTTCGCTGGACTGCTTGCGTAATTCACAACGACCTTCGCGCCAGCCAAAGCCAACGTTTCGGCTATCTTCTTCCCGATGCCTCGAGATGCTCCTGTTACCAATGCTACTTTCCCTTCCAGCGTTTGAACCATTATTGATCCCATCCTTTTTATAATTTGATATGATTCCGTCTTACATCACGGCCGATGCAGTGAGCAATTCATCTAAACCTATGCGGCGAATGAATTCAATACGAACTTTCTCGGAAAGCTCCGTCACCTCTTCGGCACCGTCATTGACGAAATCAATGACAGCGCGAGCGGGGCGGCTGCCAGTCGGCAAGCTCACGATCCGAGCGACTTCGTCGGCCACGGCTTGAGGGTCGGCTTCGGGAGGTGTAAGGGCACTTAAACGTGCGCCGACCTCCTCGAGCAGGCCGTTGATCCGCTCGTACTCCGAAGAAGTCGCGTTGTCTTGCGGTCGGCCCGCATTCGGGAAGTGAGAAGTCCCTTTCGTAAAGGCTCCCGGCACGACAAAGGACGTCTCAATACCGAACTTCGCGACTTCGTAGGCCATCGTCTGCGCCAGAGAGTCCATGGCCGCTTTCGCTGCGACGTAAGGTCCAAGGAACGGAGGAAATCCGCCTCTTACGGTCGTGCTGCTGATCCAAAGTAGCAATCCGGATTGTCGCGCCCGCATGTACGGCAGTGCTGCGCGGTTGACTCGCTGTGAGCCGAGGACGTTCGTCTCGAACACATTCATGATTTCCTGCGGGGTATAGGCTTCCACGACCCCGACGACGAGATGGCCGGCATTGTGCATGACTACATCAAGTTGACCTTGTTCTTCTACGATGGTTCGAACCGCTTGATCCGCTGAGGTTTGCGACAATACATCTAGTTCAATTGGCCTTAAAGTGTACCCATGAGCCTCGGCATAATTGTAAAGTTCCTCCGCTTTCTTTGTGTTTCTACCGCTGATGTCGCGCATGCTGGCGTATACCGTATGTCCCTTTGCTGCCAATGCCTTCGCGGATAAATAACCGATTCCAGAGCTGGCTCCTGTGACAAGAACGATATTTCCTTCCTTCTTGACCATTATTCTCACATCTCCTCTCTTGTCGATCCCAATATACACCTGACACATATCAAATGTCAAATAACAAAATTATAATATTGTCATTACATTCATCTCTCTCTTACTCTCCAAGATTAATTCAAGCCAAACAGCTTGACTAGCGCGAAACCTAAACCCGAGAGAAGGAGAGGACCGATCATATCGGCGGCGAATTTTTCTTTGATACGAACTAAAGAGGAATGTAACAACAATGGCTATCCATGTTTTGTGGAAAGGCTTCTTTCTAAATGCAATATTAAAAAGGCAGCGACGACTAGACCCTCTAAGGCCTAGACCACCGCTGCTTTTATTTATGCTTTCGTTCTATGTTTTTGTAATAAGGATTGGTACAGCTTATTAAACCACTTATCGTAAACCGGACAAGAGCAGCTGCCATACGGCGTCGAACCCCTTGTCGATTTCCGGATTCTTCCACTCCGGCGCATGAGCGGGATGGTGGAAACTGCTCGTCGCCAGGAAGAAGGCACGGGCCTTATTTGCCGCATTTCCGCAGCGTATGTTCTTTTTTTCGAGATGAGGGTTTCAACCCACAATCTCAACCTCTCTTCCGCGCTTCCTTCCTGCTTTTCCGCCTCCGCCTGCAATGGAAGCAAGATACTGTTATATAACCACCGTTCCGTAACGGCTTCGCGCAAAGCCGCATGCGAAGATAAAGGCGAAATAAATTTTCGTGACAAAAATGTATATTTGTCACTTGATATTTGTCTCGAAGTTAGTTTATATTAGATTCAACTAACAAATCTTATCGATAAAGGAGTTTTAACAAATGAGAATTCATGCCAAGTACCGTCAGCTTCTTTTCATTTCGTCGATGTCGATCACGTTAACGTTCATCATGTCCGGTATCATGACTTATGTACTCGAGGGCGGTTTAATCCCGCATTTCATGAGCGCATGGATGAAAGATTGGGGCATTGCTTTCGTGATCGCATTCGGGCTTAACTTTTTCCTTCCGGTTAGAATTCGCCGCTTCGCAAACCGCTTTAAGAAGGGGCAGTTGGTTGTCTATGTATTAACGATTTCGTTCATCATGACTTTTATCTTGTCCTTTGTCTTGACTGCCATAGCCATGCGCGGTTTTATCCCTGGATTTGCAGGCTATTGGATGGGAGCCTGGCGCGTCGCCTTCAGCATCGTCTTCGTATTGAATTTCTTCCTGCCACAATGGGTCGGCCGAATCGTCGGCACATTGATCATGAAACCCGCAAATACCTCTGTAATCACAGGCGTATCCGTGTAAATCCGACGAACAACTACTCCAGACGGTTCCCCTCCCCCTTCGGTCTACGGCATAAAGTTCAGGCCGCGCCTTCTCTTCAAGTACATATGGGGCTCTGGCGGCTGAGGTCAAAATGACGATCCCTGCCGCCAGAGCTTAAGGCGGCGCCGTTTACTTGCGGCGCCGCTTGCCGGAGGACGAGCCGGAACGCCGCCGCCCCGAAGAGCCCGATGTGCGGCGCTTCGGGGCGCTTCTTTTGCTGCGCCGGCGAGGCTTGTAGGCTGCGGAATCTTCCTCCGCTGCGAGCAGACCGGTCGCCGCGCCAAGCGCACCCGCCCCTTTTCCTTTGCCTATGCTGCCCATAACGAGCTTGAACATCGGAGCCATCTGCTGAAAGCCCTGCATCACCTTCTGTACTTTACCTATGGAACTGACGAGCCCGTCGATTCCCCCCATGCGGTCGATTATGCCCTTGATCTGCTCCATGTTCCCCATGTTGGCGAGTCCGCCGAGGTTTCCGAGCAGTCCGCCGCTTTTAGTAGCCGCCTCTGCTGCTGCCGGAGCAACAAGCGCGGTTTCGGCTGTTTCCGCTCCCACAGAAGACAATGCGCCTGCTCCTCCGGGTCCCGGCACCTGCACGTAAGTATTGATGCCAGGGTAGGGAGACGAACTGAACGATTCAGCCAACCCGCGGCTGCTTCGAGGGGAATGATTATAGTAATGCTGAGGCATGATATCACATTCCTTTGTCGGTTATTTTTGCTATACTGTATGTCATGGGCGAACATAAGGTATGGACGGATGCCCGGGGTAACAGGGATAAGAGCGGAAAAGGGCAGACGCCCAGCAGCCGGGGGAATCTTGAATAATCCTTGTCCGGCTTTGTTTTTGACGCCTTGATGCAGTAAGATAGGGAATGGTGCTGATAGATGGGAGAGCAAAGCAGGCAGCAGCAGACATTAATATTTTGTGCGTATGGAGTGGACAATTGTCCGCCATTTTCATTCTTTACAGCGTGAAATCGTTAATGCTTGAAAAAAGCGCTCTGGTGCAATATAGTAAAGGCAGTAAGCCACTTTAGGGGATGATTATATTATGCAGCTTAAGAAGCTGAACGATAAAAGTATCGATCAACTGTTTGAAGCCATTTTAACTTTAAAAAATATGGAAGAATGCTATGTGTTTTTTGACGACCTGTGCACGGTAAACGAGATTCAGTCGCTCTCGCAACGCCTTGAAGTTGCTCGAATGCTGGGCAAAGGCTGCACGTATAACCAGATTGAAGCGGAGACCGGAGCGAGCACGGCGACGATCTCGCGGGTCAAGCGGTGCCTTAACTATGGTAATGACGGCTATAAGCTGACGCTGGAACGCTTGGGGCGCTGATAACGATGAACCCGGGCGTGCTCATCATCAGTCACGGTTCGCGCGATACGTCCTGGGTGGCTATCGTTGATGAGGGTGTAAATGAATTATCGCTGCGGGAGGATCTTCCCGTGGCGGTTTCTTTTTTGGAGCTGGTGGAAGGGCGTTCCATTCAGGACGGAATCGACAGCTTGGAAGGACAGGGCGTTACGGATATTCTGGTCATTCCGCTGTTCGTCTCATCGGGCAGCACCCATGTTGATGAGATAGCCTATGCGCTCGGGGTCAAGGATGAACCGGAAAAAGAAACCGATCTTGAGCGGTTTAGAGTAACCGCCCGCGTTCACTATGGCGCCCCCGTCGACGACGATCCGGATATCGCGGTCATGGTCTGGGATAAGGTCCGGGAGCTGTCGGCCGATCCCGCCAGGGAGACGATACTGCTGGTCGGCCACGGGAGTATGCATGCCGGCTTCCGCCAGCGCTGGGAGCGTGGAATGTCGTCGCTGGCGGAACGCGTCCGCAGAGTCAGCGGCGTTGCGGCAGCAGATTACGCGCTGCTGAGCCCGGACAACGCGGGTGATAAGGTGCGGTACTGGCGTGAACAGGGGCATGAGGTGCTGGTCGCGCCGATTTTTTTAAGTGAAGGCTATTTCACCAAGAATGTCATTCCGGGGAGACTCCAGGGATTAATCTATAAATATACCGGAAAAACGCTGCTGCCCCACCCGCTGCTGCCGCACTTTATCGCCGCCCAAGTAGAGGAGATGCTGAAAAGGCTGCGCGGGGGAGAAAGTTAGGCAGGCGTGTATTCCGTACCTGATCCGTAGATAGTGCAGTTGTCGTTCTCCGGGGCTGCGAAGCGCATTCGGCGTGTTCATTTCATGCTTCATGCGCTGCGAAATTCCCGCTGCTTACAGTCTCGCAAATGCGTCTATTAGGGGCTGTATTTGGCAATCCCCATGTGCTTTTTCCTCTCTTACCCACATATATTGATTGTGCCCTTCAGAATTGGGTATAATCAGTTAAGTTGTTAATAAAGAAACGGGTGAGAGTTCCGGAAATGAAAACTGCGAGATTGATATATAACCCAACTTCCGGGCGGGAAGAAATGAGGAGAAGGCTAGCCGATATTCTGGAACGTCTTGACCGGGGCGGCATTGAGGCTACCTGTCATGCGACGACGGGCGAAGGCGATGCGACGGAAGCCGCAGCGGATGCGGTGAATCGCGGATATGATCTCATTATTGCGGCTGGCGGCGATGGGACGCTGAATGAGGTGGTTAACGGGATGGCGGAGAAGCCGAACCTTCCTCCTCTCGGGGTGCTTCCGCTGGGAACCACAAATGATTTTGCGCGTGCTATGGGGATTCCAAAATACTGGGAAGAATCCTGTGATCTGATCATTCAGCAGCAATCGCGGCTTATTGATCTTGGCAAAGCCAATGACCGCTATTTCATCAACATTGCTGGCGGCGGCACGCTGACCGAGCTGACATACGAGGTGCCCAGCAGACTGAAGACGATGATGGGGCAGCTCGCCTATTATTTAAAAGGAATCGAGAAAATGGCCAGCCTGTCCCCGACAGAACTGGTGATCCGCGCCAACGGACAGGAGCTGATCCATGACGAGTTCATGCTGTTCCTCATTGCCAACACGAATTCCGTCGGCGGGTTCGAGAAGCTCGCTCCCGATGCGCGGATCGACGATGGGCTGTTCGATGTGATCGCTCTGAAGAAGTGCAACCTCGCCGAGTTAATCCGCCTGGTCACCCTGGCGCTGCGTGGCGAGCATCTGCAGGATAAGAAAGTCGTGTATTTCCGCACAAATGAAATGGAAGTCACCTCTCCCGGCCATGTCCAGCTCAATCTGGACGGAGAGCTTGGCGGGACCCTTCCGGGCCATTTCCGGATACTGCCCCAGCATTTGCGGATATTCGCGCAGAATTCGTAAGCAGGCTGAAGGCGAAAGGCAATATACACCATGAATAATGAAGATCATGAAAGAAGTGAAACCGAGCGAATGAATAATAACCGCAGCGGCCGCCGTCAAGGCCGCCGGGACAGCAAGGCGGAGGTCACCTCCGGGCTGCCTGTAAATAAAAACGATGAAGTCGTGCTGGATATCATCGGCATGACGCATGAAGGTGAAGGGGTAGGCCGGGTAGAGGGCTATACCCTTTTTGTGCAGGGGGCGCTGCCCGGAGAGAAAGTCCGGGCCAAGGTGCTCAAGACGAAGAAGCAGTACGGGT is a genomic window of Paenibacillus durus ATCC 35681 containing:
- a CDS encoding DUF2798 domain-containing protein codes for the protein MRIHAKYRQLLFISSMSITLTFIMSGIMTYVLEGGLIPHFMSAWMKDWGIAFVIAFGLNFFLPVRIRRFANRFKKGQLVVYVLTISFIMTFILSFVLTAIAMRGFIPGFAGYWMGAWRVAFSIVFVLNFFLPQWVGRIVGTLIMKPANTSVITGVSV
- a CDS encoding YerC/YecD family TrpR-related protein, encoding MQLKKLNDKSIDQLFEAILTLKNMEECYVFFDDLCTVNEIQSLSQRLEVARMLGKGCTYNQIEAETGASTATISRVKRCLNYGNDGYKLTLERLGR
- a CDS encoding SDR family oxidoreductase; the protein is MVQTLEGKVALVTGASRGIGKKIAETLALAGAKVVVNYASSPAKAEEVVNGIRQSGGEAIAVQADVGKVSEVERLFDETLRAYGRLDILVNNAGVMATKPLTAITEEDFDKHFAINVKGTFFAIQQAARTMSENGRIINFSTSIVGMMLPTYSLYGGTKGAVEQFTRHLAKELGPRKITINAIAPGPVNTELFTAGKSEEQIRTFASMNALGRLGETEDITKIVLFLASDESQWINGQTIRANGGSI
- a CDS encoding sirohydrochlorin chelatase, giving the protein MNPGVLIISHGSRDTSWVAIVDEGVNELSLREDLPVAVSFLELVEGRSIQDGIDSLEGQGVTDILVIPLFVSSGSTHVDEIAYALGVKDEPEKETDLERFRVTARVHYGAPVDDDPDIAVMVWDKVRELSADPARETILLVGHGSMHAGFRQRWERGMSSLAERVRRVSGVAAADYALLSPDNAGDKVRYWREQGHEVLVAPIFLSEGYFTKNVIPGRLQGLIYKYTGKTLLPHPLLPHFIAAQVEEMLKRLRGGES
- a CDS encoding SDR family oxidoreductase, coding for MVKKEGNIVLVTGASSGIGYLSAKALAAKGHTVYASMRDISGRNTKKAEELYNYAEAHGYTLRPIELDVLSQTSADQAVRTIVEEQGQLDVVMHNAGHLVVGVVEAYTPQEIMNVFETNVLGSQRVNRAALPYMRARQSGLLLWISSTTVRGGFPPFLGPYVAAKAAMDSLAQTMAYEVAKFGIETSFVVPGAFTKGTSHFPNAGRPQDNATSSEYERINGLLEEVGARLSALTPPEADPQAVADEVARIVSLPTGSRPARAVIDFVNDGAEEVTELSEKVRIEFIRRIGLDELLTASAVM
- the corA gene encoding magnesium/cobalt transporter CorA; its protein translation is MIRTLAVTHQGEVLMDKPLFEINLEDYKWIWADFSEPTSDETMLLDTYFHFHPLAIEDCIHVLQRPKLDYYEDVQFFVLHALNETTLSAEEVDLFVGKSIFVSYHLHEQVELEEAWDRVVKELHNRKGWSGGPMLAAYTVMDKLVDNYFPSLYMIEDELAELDSRGGRESVEELLSQVFDVRGRLLKLRRTIVPMRDLMYRILNSQHIQSNAEERMYFGDIYDHLLKLTDMIETDREMTSDLRDSYISLNSNRMNSIMKTLTVITTIFMPLTLIAGIYGMNFKVMPELNYAYGYPLVLLIMVLLGGSMVLWFQRRGWFK
- a CDS encoding diacylglycerol kinase; its protein translation is MKTARLIYNPTSGREEMRRRLADILERLDRGGIEATCHATTGEGDATEAAADAVNRGYDLIIAAGGDGTLNEVVNGMAEKPNLPPLGVLPLGTTNDFARAMGIPKYWEESCDLIIQQQSRLIDLGKANDRYFINIAGGGTLTELTYEVPSRLKTMMGQLAYYLKGIEKMASLSPTELVIRANGQELIHDEFMLFLIANTNSVGGFEKLAPDARIDDGLFDVIALKKCNLAELIRLVTLALRGEHLQDKKVVYFRTNEMEVTSPGHVQLNLDGELGGTLPGHFRILPQHLRIFAQNS
- a CDS encoding SDR family NAD(P)-dependent oxidoreductase yields the protein MKKTAFVTGANKGIGFEIAKQLGEIGWKVILGARSIERGQTAVSELAAQGLDVEFVQVDVTVLEKIEQVADMIKKNYPDLKLLINNAGMPGAFSRSFTETREEDLRNAFEVNFFGTFRLNQHLFPLIKDNEGTIVNVSTDMASLDHMQNAKFTLNAFD